A genomic segment from Mycoplasmopsis arginini encodes:
- a CDS encoding DHH family phosphoesterase, translating into MIIISNERLEIFKKIEEKIKSHNNIVIFHHIRPDGDCLGSQFGMKNLIEENFPDKKVYTVGDTKGIYPYLDFPMDDLELKKLDDSLAIIVDANFKERLECREYLDNNIFDEVIRIDHHPNDDDLNASLVWVDRYSPAAAQQVAEIAYGLNWRVNEKAATYLYLGIYTDSVRLTTNLTNDKTMFLVAWLWSKGAQKDLLHENMAKKSLEDIRINAFIQQNMKIKNGIVSFYFSLEDQIKLGINDPLKANRPFVLSSIDDNKAWVFFTQEKENQIRCEFRSTGACVRNVAVKWGGGGHHRASGAQIKDENLIPQIVSDLEKEITILENYDNN; encoded by the coding sequence ATGATAATAATTAGCAATGAGAGACTTGAAATTTTTAAAAAAATTGAAGAAAAAATTAAAAGTCATAATAATATTGTAATTTTTCATCACATTAGACCAGATGGTGACTGTTTGGGTTCACAATTTGGGATGAAAAATTTAATTGAAGAAAATTTTCCAGATAAAAAAGTTTATACAGTTGGAGATACAAAAGGTATTTATCCTTATTTAGATTTTCCAATGGATGATCTAGAACTTAAAAAGTTAGACGATTCATTAGCAATTATTGTTGATGCTAATTTTAAAGAAAGATTAGAATGCCGTGAATATTTAGATAATAATATTTTTGACGAAGTAATTAGAATTGATCACCATCCAAATGATGATGATTTAAATGCTTCATTAGTTTGAGTTGATAGATATTCACCTGCTGCTGCTCAACAAGTTGCTGAAATTGCTTATGGTCTAAATTGAAGAGTTAATGAAAAAGCTGCAACTTATTTATATTTAGGAATTTACACCGATTCTGTAAGATTAACAACTAATTTAACTAATGATAAAACAATGTTTTTAGTTGCTTGATTATGATCAAAAGGTGCCCAAAAAGATTTATTACATGAAAACATGGCTAAAAAATCTTTGGAAGACATTCGTATTAATGCCTTCATTCAACAAAATATGAAAATTAAGAATGGTATTGTATCATTTTACTTTTCTCTAGAAGATCAAATAAAACTTGGTATTAACGACCCTTTAAAGGCAAACCGTCCTTTTGTACTATCTTCAATTGATGATAATAAAGCCTGAGTATTTTTTACACAAGAAAAAGAAAACCAAATCAGATGTGAATTTAGATCAACTGGAGCATGTGTAAGAAATGTTGCTGTTAAATGAGGCGGTGGTGGACACCACAGAGCTTCTGGTGCGCAAATTAAAGATGAAAATCTAATTCCTCAAATTGTTTCTGATTTAGAAAAAGAAATAACAATTTTAGAAAATTACGATAATAATTAA